The Pseudoxanthomonas sp. CF385 region TCGCCGCTCATGCGGATGCTGTGCACCACGGCGCGCACGGCCGCTTCGATCTGCTCTTCCGATACCGGCCGCTTCTGCAGCGCACGATCGAAACCGGCGCGCAGCTTGCGCGCATCGAACGCGTCGCGACGGCCATCGCCCTTGATGACCGCCGGCAGCTTGATCTCGATGTTCTCCAGCGTCGAGAACCGCTCCCCGCACGCCTCGCATTCGCGACGGCGCCGGATCGTGGCGCCGTCCTCGGACACGCGCGAATCGATCACGCGGGTGTCGGTGTGCTGGCAGAAGGGGCAGTGCATCGTCGTCGGTCAGCCGTAGACCGGGTACTTCCGGCACTGCGCGGTGACGTTGTCGCGCACCTTGGCCAGCACCGCTTCGTCGCCCGGGGCGTCGAGCACGTCGCAGATCCAGTTGGCCAGGTCGATGCAGTCCTGCTCGCCATAGCCGCGCGTGGTCACCGCCGGCGTGCCGATGCGCAGGCCCGAGGTCACGAAGGGCTTGCGCGGGTCGTTCGGCACCGAGTTCTTGTTGACGGTGATGTGCGCCTTGCCCAGCGCTTCTTCCGCGTCCTTGCCGCTGACGTCCTTGCCGATCATGTCGACCAGCATCAGGTGGTTCTCGGTGCCGCCGGAAACGATCTTGTAGCCGCGCGCGATGATCGTCTTCGCCATCGCCTGCGCGTTCTTCACCACCTGCGCCTGGTAGGCCTTGAATTCCGGCTCCAGCGCTTCCTTGAAGGCGACGGCCTTGGCCGCGATGACGTGCATCAGCGGGCCGCCCTGGATGCCCGGGAAGACGATGCTCTGCAGCTTCTTCTCGATCTCTTCGCCCGCGCCCTTGGCCACGATGATGCCGCCGCGCGGGCCGCGCAGCGTCTTGTGGGTGGTCGAGGTGACCACGTGGGCGTGCGGCAGCGGGTTCGGGTAGACGCCGGCGGCAACGAGGCCGGCCACGTGCGCCATGTCGACGAACAGGTAGGCACCGACCTTGTCGGCGATGGCGCGGAAGCGCGCCCAGTCCACCACCTGCGAGTAGGCGGAGAAGCCGGCCACGACCATCTTCGGCTTGTGCTCCAGCGCCAGCTTCTCGACTTCGTCGTAGTCGATGAGGCCCTTGTCGTTCACGCCGTACTGGACGGCGTTGAAGATCTTGCCGGACGCGTTGACCTTGGCGCCGTGGGTCAGGTGGCCGCCGTGGGCCAGGCTCATGCCCAGGATGGTGTCGCCGGGGTTCAGCAGGGCGAAGTAGACGGCCTGGTTGGCCTGCGAGCCGGAGTGCGGCTGCACGTTGGCGTAGTCGGCGCCGAACAGCTGCTTGACGCGGTCGATCGCCAGTTGCTCGGCGATGTCCACGTATTCGCAACCGCCGTAGTAGCGCTTGTGCGGATAACCCTCGGCGTACTTGTTGGTCAGCACGCTGCCCTGGGCCTCCAGGACGCGGGGGCTGGCGTAGTTCTCGCTGGCGATCAGCTCGACGTGATCCTCCTGCCGGCGCGCCTCGTGGGCGATGGCCTGGGCCAGTTCGGGATCGTAGGTTTCGATGCGGGCGTCGCGCGGGAACATCGGGTCTCCGGGGCAAGGGCGGGCGGGGTTTCCGATTGTAGCCCGCCAGGGGGCCAGCCACGACCCGCCCCCCGGAAAAGGAAAAGCGCGCCGGAGCGCGCTTTTCCCGTGTCCCGAGGGGGTCCGGATCAATGGTGCAGCAGCAGGTCCGCGATGATGCCGGTGGCGATGGCCACCATCAGCATGTTGCCGCGGTCGTCCCGCACCCAGTGGTAGCCGCGGGGCGGACGGCGCAGATCGTAGTAATCGTAGTCGTTCACCACGTAGACCGGGCCGCGGTAGTAGTCGCGGTAGCGCTGGCCCTTGGCCCAACGGTGCGGCGGAGGGGCCGGACGGTAGACCACGCGCGGCGGCGCGTAGTAGCGGCGGTCGTCGTAGCGACGGTCGTCGTAGCGACGGTCGTAGCGGTCGTCGTAACGGCGGCCCTCGCGATAACCGGCGCGGTAGGCATGGCGCTGGTCGCGGCGGTCGTCGCGGCGATCATGGCGATCGTCCCGGCGGTCATCGCGCCAGTCGCGGTCGTAGTGCTGGCGGCCACGGTCACGGCCGCGGTCGTCATCGCGCGCCAGCGCCGGGGCGGTGGTGGCGATCGCCAGCACGGCGATGGCCAGGCCCTGGAAGAATCGACGGCTGTTCATGGCAACTCCGTTGTTAGGGGTACGTGAGGCCATCATGCGCATTTCGTCTGAACCGCTTCCCGCTGGAAAGCGGTTACGGGACAACAGTCCCAAAACGCTGGGAAGCCGTTCAGCCAGCGGCTCCGACGGCCTGAACGGCTATACTGGGCACCTTCCCCATGTTCACCTGTTCGCCTGCCGGTCTCCGGTCGGGTGACGGGCCCTGCGTACCGGAGCCTGCATGTCCTCGCAATACATCTACACCATGAACCGGGTCAGCAAGGTGGTCCCGCCCAAGCGGCAGATCATCAAGGACATCTCGCTGTCCTTCTATCCGGGCGCGAAGATCGGTCTGCTGGGTCTCAACGGCGCCGGCAAGTCCACCGTGCTGAAGATCATGGCCGGCGTGGACAAGGACTTCGAAGGCGAGGCCCGTCCGCAGCCCGGCATCAAGGTCGGCTATCTGGCGCAGGAGCCGGAACTGAATCCCGAGCACACCGTCCGCCAGGCCGTCGAGGAAGGCGTGGGCGACGTGCTGCAGGCCCAGGCCGCGCTGGAAGCCGTGTATGCCGCTTACGCAGAAGAAGGCGCCGACTTCGACGCCCTCGCCAAGGAACAGGAGCGCTTGGAAGCGATCCTCGCCGCCGGTGACGCACACACCCTGGAAAACCAGCTGGATGTGGCCGCCGACGCGCTGCGCCTGCCGCCGTGGGACGCGATCGTCGGCAAGCTGTCCGGCGGCGAGAAGCGCCGCGTGGCGCTGTGCCGCCTGCTGCTGCAGAAACCCGACATGCTGCTGCTCGACGAACCGACCAACCACCTCGACGCCGAGTCCGTCGAGTGGCTGGAACAGTTCCTTGCCCGCTACACCGGCACCGTGGTGGCCGTCACCCACGACCGCTACTTCCTCGACAACGCCGCCGAGTGGATCCTCGAGCTCGACCGCGGCCGCGGCATTCCGTGGAAGGGCAACTACACCGACTGGCTGGTGCAGAAGGACGAGCGCCTGAAGCAGGAAGACAACCAGGAAAAGGCCCGCCAGAAGGCGATCCAGAAAGAACTGGAGTGGTCGCGCCAGAACGCCAAGGGCGGCCGTTCGAAGGGCAAGGCCCGTCTGGCCCGCCTGGAAGAACTGCAGTCGGTCGACTACCAGCGCCGCAACGAGACGAACGAGATCTTCATCCCGCCGGGTGAGCGCCTGGGCAACTCGGTGATCGAGTTCAAGAACGTCTCGAAGAAGTTCGGCGATCGCCTGCTGATCGACAACCTGAGCTTCCTCGTTCCCGGCGGCGCCATCGTCGGCATCATCGGCCCGAACGGCGCCGGCAAGTCGACGCTGTTCAAGATGATCACCGGGCAGGAGAAGCCGGACTCCGGCACGATCACCACCGGCCCGACGGTGCAGCTGGCCTACGTCGACCAGAGCCGCGACAAGCTGGAAGGCAACCACAACGTCTTCCAGGAAATTTCCGGCGGCCTGGACATCCTCAACATCAACGGCGTGGAGATCCAGTCGCGCGCCTACATCGGCCGCTTCAACTTCAAGGGCCAGGACCAGCAGAAGATGGTCGGCTCGCTGTCGGGCGGTGAACGCGGCCGCCTGCACATGGCCAAGACGCTGCTGCAGGGCGGCAACGTGCTGCTGCTCGACGAACCGTCGAACGACCTCGACATCGAAACGCTGCGTGCGCTGGAAGACGCGCTGCTGGAGTTCCCCGGCAACACGTTCGTCATTTCGCACGACCGCTGGTTCCTGGACCGCATCGCCACGCACATCCTCGCCTTCGAAGGCGATTCGCACGTGGAGTTCTTCCAGGGCAACTACCGCGAGTACGAGGAAGACAAGAAGCGTCGCCTGGGCGAAGAAGGTGCACGCCCGCACCGTTTGCGGTTCAAGGCGCTGAAGTAAGCCACCCGAGGCTTGCTGGGCATCCCAACAATAAAAGCCGGCGAAAGCCGGCTTTTATTGTTCGCGCGCAGATGGATCAATGGGTCATCGCGACGAATACGTAAGCAGCGGCCAGGGTGATCAGGCCCTGCACCAGCATGAAGCCCCCCAAGCCCACCAACGTACGCAACGCGGTGGTCCAGACCGAGTGGTTGCGGAACAACTGGACGAGCGAGAACACGGCGTAGAGGGACGCCACCGCGACGGACCATTCCTGGGCATGCGGCACCCACTTCCGCACGAGGATGGCCAGCGCCATGAAGACGAATGTCTGTACCGTCAGGAAGGCGGTCACCACGAGCCATTCAGGGTAGTTGAGGCCCCTGCCGCGGAACGCGAGCCAGAACGCAGCGGCCTCGAATGGCAGGAGGAAGAGGGTGACGGCGGTGAGGTGGACGTTGATCCAATCCTTCACCATGTTGAAGGTGCCCATCGCGACAGCGGGATCGACGCCCGAGCCCGGCTGCGTGGCGCCCGATTCCGAAAAACCTGCCTGCATCGCGGAGCCCAGCAGGTCGCCACCCAGCAGATACTTGCCGAGCAGCACGACAGCGGCGGCCGAGATCATCAGCAGCAGCAAGGGCTTCACCTGGTTCGCACGCCGCCCTTCCAGGTAGCTGCGGATCAGATGCCCGGGCCGCAGCATCAGCTCCTTGAGCGAGTACAGGATCCCTCGATCCATGTGGAGCACGCTGTGCTCCAGCTCATGGCCGAGGAAATGCCAGTCGATGCGGTGCACCGGCGTGGGCTGGCCGCAGGCGGGACAGAATTTCTGGTCGGAACCGGCGACCGCTCGGCCGCAGTTGATGCAGGTACTCGCGTCGCCCATCTCGGTCCCCTGTCCGTGGTCGGCGGATTCTAGGGAAGCGCCGAACGAACGTCCAACCCGCGAGTCCATCTCGCCCCATCGAGGGGAAAACATGCACCGTCGCGGTGCCGGTTAAAGCGCTGGACGGACCCGCCGATAGCGCTCCAATGACGGCCATGCGCACGCGCATGGACACCCCTCTACGCAAGGAGCCCCATGAACGCACGCGCCGCCGACCCCACCGACGACGCCGGCATCGACGACCACATCCAGTCCGTCTCGGGACTGTCGGACGCGCTGCTCAAGCAACTGCGGCAATCGCTGCAGAAGATCGACGAGATCAACCGCATCACCCGCATCATCTCGATGAACGCCCGCATCGAGGCCGTGCGCATCGGCACCGCGGGACGCAGCTTCGGCGTGATCGCCGAAGAGATGGACACGCTCTCGCGCCGGGTCAGCGACACCGCGCAGGAGATCGACCGCATGGCCGGCCGTACCAGCACCGACCTGCGCGAACGGCTGGAGCAGCTGCAGACCGATGTGCGCCGCACGCGCCTGACCGATCTGGCGCTGGCCAACATCGACCTGATCGACCGCAACCTCTACGAACGCAGCTGCGACGTGCGCTGGTGGGCGACCGACGCGGCCGTGGTCGCCGCCGCGCAGGACCCGCAGCCTTCGACGCTCGCCCATGCCAGCCAGCGGTTGGGGCAGATCCTGGATTCGTACACGGTGTACTTCGACCTGGTGCTCGCCGACCTGCAGGGCCAGGTGATCGCCAACGGGCGTCCGCGGCAGTACCGCTCCAAGGGCCAATCGGTGGCGCAGCAGGACTGGTTCCAGTCGGCGATGGCCACGCAGAGCGGCGAGGCCTTCGGCTTCCAGTCCATGCACGCGAGTGCGCTGGCCGGGGGCGAACGCGTGCTCGTCTACTCCTGCACGGTGCGCGAAGGCGGGCGCGTGCAGGGACGGCCGCTGGGCGTGCTCGGCATCGTGTTCCGCTGGGACGCACTGGCGCAGACCATCGTCGAGCACACGCCGCTGTCCGATGCCGAATGGCGCCGCAGCCGGGTCTGCATCGTCGATGGCCAGGGTCGCGTGCTGGCCGACACGCCGTCAGGCGATGCCACGGCGCGCCTGGACTTCCCGGGCCGCGCGAGCCTGTTCGCCGAACCGCGCGCCGCCACCGAGTTGGTCATCGACGGCCGTCCCCACTGCATAGCGCAGGCGGCCTCGCCCGGCTACGAGACCTACCGGACCGGCTGGCACTGCGTGATCCTGCAAGGCACCGGCTAGGCCGGCGCAGGGCTCAGGCGAGCCACACCTCGCCATCGCGGACCTGCACCGCGATGGCATGCAGCGCGTCGCCGCGGCACGGTCCGGCGACGCAGTCGCCACGCTGCAGTTCGAACGAGGCGCCGTGCGCAGCGCAGACCAGGTGGCCTTCCTTGCTCTTCAGGAACTGCCCCGGCGCCCAGTCCAGCCGGCGGCCCGCGTGCGGGCAGACATTGAGCCAGGCCCGGACCGCATCGCCATCGCGATGGAGGATCAAGGATTCCGCATCGTCGCCGATCACGGCCTCAACTTCGGCGAAACCGCCTTCCACGATGTCATTCAGTGCGGTCAGTCGCATACGGCTTAACGAAGTTCTCACACGGTCAT contains the following coding sequences:
- a CDS encoding Rieske 2Fe-2S domain-containing protein — encoded protein: MRLTALNDIVEGGFAEVEAVIGDDAESLILHRDGDAVRAWLNVCPHAGRRLDWAPGQFLKSKEGHLVCAAHGASFELQRGDCVAGPCRGDALHAIAVQVRDGEVWLA
- a CDS encoding cache domain-containing protein; protein product: MNARAADPTDDAGIDDHIQSVSGLSDALLKQLRQSLQKIDEINRITRIISMNARIEAVRIGTAGRSFGVIAEEMDTLSRRVSDTAQEIDRMAGRTSTDLRERLEQLQTDVRRTRLTDLALANIDLIDRNLYERSCDVRWWATDAAVVAAAQDPQPSTLAHASQRLGQILDSYTVYFDLVLADLQGQVIANGRPRQYRSKGQSVAQQDWFQSAMATQSGEAFGFQSMHASALAGGERVLVYSCTVREGGRVQGRPLGVLGIVFRWDALAQTIVEHTPLSDAEWRRSRVCIVDGQGRVLADTPSGDATARLDFPGRASLFAEPRAATELVIDGRPHCIAQAASPGYETYRTGWHCVILQGTG
- the glyA gene encoding serine hydroxymethyltransferase, producing MFPRDARIETYDPELAQAIAHEARRQEDHVELIASENYASPRVLEAQGSVLTNKYAEGYPHKRYYGGCEYVDIAEQLAIDRVKQLFGADYANVQPHSGSQANQAVYFALLNPGDTILGMSLAHGGHLTHGAKVNASGKIFNAVQYGVNDKGLIDYDEVEKLALEHKPKMVVAGFSAYSQVVDWARFRAIADKVGAYLFVDMAHVAGLVAAGVYPNPLPHAHVVTSTTHKTLRGPRGGIIVAKGAGEEIEKKLQSIVFPGIQGGPLMHVIAAKAVAFKEALEPEFKAYQAQVVKNAQAMAKTIIARGYKIVSGGTENHLMLVDMIGKDVSGKDAEEALGKAHITVNKNSVPNDPRKPFVTSGLRIGTPAVTTRGYGEQDCIDLANWICDVLDAPGDEAVLAKVRDNVTAQCRKYPVYG
- a CDS encoding RcnB family protein produces the protein MNSRRFFQGLAIAVLAIATTAPALARDDDRGRDRGRQHYDRDWRDDRRDDRHDRRDDRRDQRHAYRAGYREGRRYDDRYDRRYDDRRYDDRRYYAPPRVVYRPAPPPHRWAKGQRYRDYYRGPVYVVNDYDYYDLRRPPRGYHWVRDDRGNMLMVAIATGIIADLLLHH
- a CDS encoding DUF3667 domain-containing protein; protein product: MGDASTCINCGRAVAGSDQKFCPACGQPTPVHRIDWHFLGHELEHSVLHMDRGILYSLKELMLRPGHLIRSYLEGRRANQVKPLLLLMISAAAVVLLGKYLLGGDLLGSAMQAGFSESGATQPGSGVDPAVAMGTFNMVKDWINVHLTAVTLFLLPFEAAAFWLAFRGRGLNYPEWLVVTAFLTVQTFVFMALAILVRKWVPHAQEWSVAVASLYAVFSLVQLFRNHSVWTTALRTLVGLGGFMLVQGLITLAAAYVFVAMTH
- the ettA gene encoding energy-dependent translational throttle protein EttA yields the protein MSSQYIYTMNRVSKVVPPKRQIIKDISLSFYPGAKIGLLGLNGAGKSTVLKIMAGVDKDFEGEARPQPGIKVGYLAQEPELNPEHTVRQAVEEGVGDVLQAQAALEAVYAAYAEEGADFDALAKEQERLEAILAAGDAHTLENQLDVAADALRLPPWDAIVGKLSGGEKRRVALCRLLLQKPDMLLLDEPTNHLDAESVEWLEQFLARYTGTVVAVTHDRYFLDNAAEWILELDRGRGIPWKGNYTDWLVQKDERLKQEDNQEKARQKAIQKELEWSRQNAKGGRSKGKARLARLEELQSVDYQRRNETNEIFIPPGERLGNSVIEFKNVSKKFGDRLLIDNLSFLVPGGAIVGIIGPNGAGKSTLFKMITGQEKPDSGTITTGPTVQLAYVDQSRDKLEGNHNVFQEISGGLDILNINGVEIQSRAYIGRFNFKGQDQQKMVGSLSGGERGRLHMAKTLLQGGNVLLLDEPSNDLDIETLRALEDALLEFPGNTFVISHDRWFLDRIATHILAFEGDSHVEFFQGNYREYEEDKKRRLGEEGARPHRLRFKALK
- the nrdR gene encoding transcriptional regulator NrdR — protein: MHCPFCQHTDTRVIDSRVSEDGATIRRRRECEACGERFSTLENIEIKLPAVIKGDGRRDAFDARKLRAGFDRALQKRPVSEEQIEAAVRAVVHSIRMSGEREIASRKIGEFVMNELRKLDHVGYVRFASVYRSFEDVADFREEIEKLERDLPAGAGQLSLLGGDVVPFDKHADKNKKR